In Oceanobacillus sp. FSL K6-2867, one DNA window encodes the following:
- a CDS encoding HAMP domain-containing sensor histidine kinase translates to MKWKLTARYLLSILSIVFIVIIVNTIILVGLLFYQASQNADGFENSSGEDFTRSFSQYLSIEDDQPLVTEEGEVALEEFDAWLQILDNSGNVISSYRTPDNVSTNYTPIDLVHKYKYMDDDFNTYFIGEFEGYSYLIGVPDSSEKREVFMINPNTFITYASRFLGVIIIVDLIISAVVGFLFSTILTKPVNRIIERISELKERKFRTKKPKRPGIYKPVFANLNNVSKTLQAHDEERNKLEKMRNEWISNVSHDIKTPLASIRGYAELLRNDNVSSNERLEYAEVIERQSLYMKELVDDFNLTMRLRNQEMPLQRQETNMEGFVREMIIDLLNDPQFSSSQIHFYSENSELSWKIDQHLMKRALLNFIYNALIHNDENVEVFVNVTGDAIIIKDNGKGISPEEQTQVFDRYYRGTNTGNIRGTGLGMAIARDIIVAHGGEVELTSQVGKGITIKISLNVLQSNICHGVIPKSFDNESKKNLLYKSFTPLIGVPSDYIRGFNW, encoded by the coding sequence ATGAAATGGAAACTAACCGCTCGTTATTTACTATCCATTTTAAGCATCGTATTTATTGTAATAATTGTAAACACTATAATTTTAGTTGGATTGCTTTTTTATCAAGCTTCCCAAAATGCAGATGGTTTCGAAAATAGCTCTGGTGAAGATTTCACACGGTCATTCAGCCAATACCTCTCAATAGAGGATGATCAACCCCTTGTTACAGAAGAAGGTGAGGTTGCCTTAGAAGAATTTGATGCTTGGCTGCAAATCTTAGACAACAGTGGAAATGTGATTTCGTCATATCGAACACCAGATAATGTCTCGACGAATTATACCCCCATTGATCTTGTACACAAATATAAATATATGGATGATGATTTTAATACGTATTTTATAGGCGAATTTGAAGGGTATAGTTATTTAATTGGTGTGCCTGATTCCAGTGAAAAACGTGAAGTGTTTATGATAAATCCAAACACATTCATAACATATGCTTCTCGGTTTCTAGGAGTCATTATCATTGTAGATTTAATTATTTCGGCAGTTGTTGGTTTCTTGTTCAGTACTATTTTGACAAAACCTGTGAACCGCATTATTGAACGTATTAGTGAACTAAAGGAACGAAAATTCCGCACAAAAAAACCAAAGCGTCCCGGTATATACAAACCAGTTTTTGCAAATCTAAATAATGTTTCGAAGACATTGCAAGCACACGATGAGGAACGCAATAAATTAGAAAAAATGCGAAATGAATGGATTAGTAATGTCTCGCATGACATCAAAACTCCACTCGCTTCCATACGTGGTTATGCCGAACTTTTACGTAACGATAATGTCTCATCAAATGAACGCTTAGAGTATGCAGAGGTAATCGAACGACAGTCCCTTTATATGAAGGAGCTAGTAGATGACTTCAATCTAACAATGCGACTTCGAAACCAAGAAATGCCGCTTCAACGACAGGAAACAAATATGGAAGGCTTTGTTCGGGAAATGATCATTGATTTACTAAATGATCCCCAATTTAGCTCATCGCAAATTCATTTCTATAGTGAAAATAGCGAACTAAGCTGGAAAATAGACCAGCACTTAATGAAACGCGCTTTGCTCAACTTTATATATAATGCATTAATTCATAATGATGAAAATGTAGAGGTTTTTGTAAATGTTACGGGAGACGCTATTATCATAAAAGACAATGGAAAAGGTATTTCCCCTGAAGAGCAGACCCAAGTTTTTGACCGCTATTATCGTGGTACAAATACTGGAAATATACGAGGTACCGGCCTTGGAATGGCAATTGCTCGGGATATTATAGTAGCTCATGGTGGAGAAGTTGAGCTTACGAGCCAAGTTGGAAAAGGGATAACTATCAAGATATCGTTAAACGTTCTTCAAAGCAACATTTGCCATGGTGTAATTCCAAAATCTTTCGATAATGAATCAAAAAAAAACCTCCTATATAAAAGTTTCACACCACTAATAGGTGTGCCTTCTGATTATATAAGAGGTTTTAACTGGTAA
- a CDS encoding GNAT family N-acetyltransferase, with the protein MNIQYIENNSFKEYEIKTLYDDVKWTAYTKDMPRLLSAIKNSLAVITAWDNENLVGLIRVVGDGLTIIYIQDILVLQNYQNEGIGSELMKRILYKYQDVRQKVLLTNDAANVRAFYEKNGFNSCDNGDLVSFAKID; encoded by the coding sequence ATGAATATCCAATATATAGAAAATAATTCATTTAAGGAATATGAAATAAAAACACTATATGATGATGTTAAATGGACAGCGTATACTAAGGATATGCCAAGATTGTTAAGTGCGATTAAAAACTCTTTAGCAGTAATAACAGCGTGGGATAATGAAAATTTAGTAGGTCTAATTAGAGTGGTTGGTGACGGTTTAACAATTATTTATATCCAAGATATTTTAGTCTTACAAAATTACCAAAACGAAGGCATCGGTTCTGAATTAATGAAGAGAATTCTTTATAAATATCAAGATGTTCGCCAAAAGGTTTTACTTACAAATGATGCAGCTAATGTACGTGCTTTTTACGAAAAGAACGGCTTTAATTCTTGTGATAATGGAGACTTAGTTTCTTTTGCAAAGATAGATTAA
- a CDS encoding GNAT family N-acetyltransferase, whose product MIIRRAKLDDATGIAKVHVDSWRTTYKGIIPNDFLNNLSYVKRTELWKRNISEEANYIVVALNEIDQIIGFGTAGKRQKNNENNTGDLTSIYLLEEYQGEGIGKKLLKELFKHFKQLGCEKIFVEVLEDNKTRYFYEYYGAKLVKTVQIKIGGQILNELIYEWNNIDDIIEGM is encoded by the coding sequence ATGATAATACGAAGAGCAAAATTAGATGATGCAACAGGCATTGCAAAGGTTCACGTGGATAGTTGGAGAACGACTTATAAAGGTATTATCCCAAATGACTTTTTAAACAATTTATCTTATGTAAAACGAACAGAATTATGGAAACGTAATATTTCGGAGGAAGCAAATTATATTGTAGTTGCTTTGAATGAAATAGACCAAATAATCGGTTTTGGAACTGCAGGGAAAAGACAAAAAAATAATGAAAATAATACAGGAGATCTAACGTCTATTTACCTACTTGAAGAATATCAAGGAGAGGGAATAGGAAAGAAGCTGCTTAAAGAACTATTTAAGCATTTTAAACAATTGGGTTGTGAAAAGATATTTGTTGAAGTTCTTGAAGATAATAAAACTCGTTACTTTTATGAATATTATGGTGCAAAGTTAGTCAAAACAGTTCAAATTAAAATTGGTGGACAAATATTAAATGAATTAATTTATGAATGGAATAACATTGACGATATTATTGAGGGAATGTAA
- a CDS encoding helicase, whose amino-acid sequence MRIYTDCQFITRTIKVGELTKSQLIQKLKQRSILMNEYAKRLLSDDKFTTSDTKYSLKIVELTVENLGFPNGSTMPQIFKRASELGLELCPLELGPHLRLEYLNQPEGNKGNPSQKHKAPSGSITIASEIVSEDDYFPKGFYLRKINGVLWLRAYIADDLHVWNPDDHFIFCQQQI is encoded by the coding sequence ATGAGAATATACACTGATTGCCAATTTATTACTAGGACAATAAAGGTTGGTGAGCTTACGAAATCGCAGCTCATTCAGAAATTGAAACAACGCTCTATCTTGATGAATGAATATGCAAAAAGACTATTATCTGATGATAAATTTACTACTTCGGATACAAAGTATAGCTTGAAGATCGTTGAATTAACCGTTGAGAACCTTGGTTTTCCTAATGGATCTACTATGCCTCAAATTTTCAAAAGAGCGAGCGAACTTGGATTAGAATTGTGTCCACTTGAGCTGGGACCTCACCTAAGACTAGAGTATCTTAATCAGCCTGAAGGTAACAAGGGGAATCCTTCACAAAAACATAAAGCTCCTTCTGGCTCCATTACAATAGCATCGGAGATAGTAAGTGAAGACGATTATTTTCCGAAAGGTTTTTACCTTAGGAAAATTAATGGCGTTTTATGGCTTCGTGCGTACATTGCCGATGATTTGCACGTATGGAATCCTGATGATCACTTTATCTTTTGTCAACAACAAATTTAA
- a CDS encoding nucleotidyltransferase, with amino-acid sequence MVSEGIILKDNGVIDSIKCEAKELLSKGPEKWSNEIINTKRYFIKDTLDDFIGCNNRAEGIFIANTLAELVSEFVLRTNNRWIGASKWIIRSLRDYDINFAEQFVETFDIFYRSGSKNEVIKLVDEILHPYGGRLFEGFSLGKK; translated from the coding sequence ATGGTATCAGAAGGTATAATTCTAAAAGATAATGGAGTAATTGATTCTATCAAATGTGAAGCAAAAGAATTATTATCTAAAGGTCCAGAAAAATGGTCAAATGAGATAATAAATACCAAGCGATACTTTATTAAGGATACCCTTGATGATTTTATTGGTTGTAATAATAGAGCAGAAGGAATTTTCATTGCTAATACGCTTGCTGAACTTGTCAGTGAATTTGTATTAAGAACTAATAATAGGTGGATTGGTGCTTCTAAATGGATAATACGTTCATTAAGGGATTACGATATAAACTTTGCGGAACAATTCGTTGAAACTTTTGATATATTTTATAGAAGTGGTTCCAAAAATGAAGTTATCAAGTTAGTTGATGAAATATTACATCCCTATGGAGGGCGATTATTTGAAGGTTTTTCTTTAGGGAAGAAATAA
- a CDS encoding response regulator transcription factor, producing MERPRILIVDDEQDLCKLMKTTLTKEGFSEIKIAGSIKEGWQKFQDFEPNLVILDVMLPDGEGYDLCKSIRGVSRIPILFLSAKSDEVDKILGLAIGGDDYITKPFSPKEMAYRVKAQLRRAGVYTIEATAKAKAAKATSVGPFEINSDETEVKKDGHLLELTAKEVGLMASFMRNPNQILSKESLFRNVWGQDFYGADNTLMVHIRRLREKIEENPSNPSYILTVKGLGYRFMPNNKN from the coding sequence ATGGAAAGACCACGCATTCTCATCGTTGACGATGAACAAGACTTATGCAAGTTAATGAAAACAACCTTAACAAAGGAAGGTTTTTCTGAAATCAAAATAGCAGGTAGCATAAAAGAAGGATGGCAAAAATTTCAGGATTTTGAGCCAAACCTAGTGATATTAGATGTTATGCTTCCTGATGGGGAAGGTTATGATTTATGTAAAAGTATAAGAGGGGTTTCACGTATCCCAATTCTCTTCTTATCAGCTAAGTCCGATGAAGTGGATAAAATATTAGGACTGGCAATCGGTGGAGATGATTATATTACGAAGCCTTTTAGTCCCAAAGAAATGGCCTATCGTGTAAAGGCACAACTTAGGCGCGCCGGTGTGTATACTATAGAGGCAACTGCAAAGGCAAAAGCAGCTAAGGCGACAAGCGTCGGACCTTTTGAAATCAATTCAGATGAAACAGAAGTTAAAAAGGACGGTCATTTGCTTGAGTTAACCGCTAAAGAAGTTGGATTAATGGCATCATTTATGCGGAATCCAAACCAAATCCTCAGCAAAGAATCTTTATTTCGAAATGTATGGGGACAAGACTTTTATGGTGCTGATAATACATTAATGGTACATATTCGCAGGCTTCGGGAAAAGATTGAAGAAAATCCGTCTAACCCTTCCTATATTTTAACTGTGAAAGGATTAGGCTATCGATTCATGCCAAATAATAAGAATTGA
- a CDS encoding ABC transporter ATP-binding protein, producing MESLLQVKNVEKVFGKGANTFKALEDISFTIDHGEFVGIMGSSGAGKSTLLHVLATIDSPSKGDIYIENDNIAKMKEDQLADFRRDHLGFIFQDYNLLDSLTVRENIVLPLAIAKIHIKEIDAKVVSMAKAFGIEAILDKYPYQISGGQKQRTASCRALVSNPKLIFADEPTGALDSKSATDLLKSLSSLNENQETTIMMVTHDPYAASFCRRILFISDGRLSREMIRGTHSRKVFHQMILDELAQLGGDGHDVV from the coding sequence ATGGAATCTTTATTACAGGTAAAAAATGTTGAGAAAGTATTTGGAAAAGGTGCGAATACGTTTAAAGCTTTGGAGGACATTTCATTTACAATAGATCATGGTGAATTTGTAGGAATTATGGGATCATCCGGTGCTGGAAAGTCAACATTGCTTCATGTATTAGCGACAATTGACTCTCCTTCTAAGGGTGATATTTATATAGAGAATGATAATATTGCAAAAATGAAAGAGGATCAGCTTGCTGATTTTCGCAGGGACCATCTCGGATTTATATTTCAAGATTACAACTTACTCGATTCGCTAACAGTACGTGAAAATATCGTATTACCACTTGCGATTGCAAAAATTCACATAAAAGAAATTGATGCGAAAGTAGTTTCGATGGCGAAAGCATTCGGAATTGAAGCGATACTCGATAAATACCCATATCAAATTTCTGGTGGTCAAAAACAACGTACTGCATCTTGCCGAGCTCTCGTTTCTAATCCAAAACTGATTTTTGCAGACGAACCTACTGGGGCACTTGATTCCAAGTCAGCAACAGATTTATTAAAAAGCCTGAGCTCATTAAATGAAAATCAAGAAACAACCATAATGATGGTGACGCATGATCCATATGCAGCGAGCTTTTGTAGACGAATTCTATTTATCAGTGATGGACGTTTATCCAGAGAAATGATTCGTGGTACACACTCACGAAAAGTGTTTCACCAAATGATTTTAGATGAACTGGCACAACTAGGTGGTGACGGGCATGATGTTGTTTGA